Genomic DNA from Fibrobacter succinogenes:
TCCTCTGCACCCTGAAGATGACGCCAATAATGTGTCGAAAAAACATAACGGCACTCGGTATCCTTGAAGAAAATATTAGAAGGAATCTCTTTTAAGATTCTCTTAAACAAGTCATAATCTATTTTTATCAAATTCATGGCCTGCTCCTTCTTCACCAAGGCGTCTTATCAATTTAATTTAGTATTCAGTATAGACTATTGCAACTGGTAGCGCTAAAGATTTATATTTGAAAATGGAATATTTAAGGGTATTTGCACCGCTATTGAGGTTTTTATGGATATTAAAAAAACAAATGCTGCACGTATTTTAGATCGTCAAAAGATTTCATACGAACTTATTCCTTACAAGGTCGATGAAAACGATCTCGGCGCACAACATGTCGCCGATAGTTTGGGCGAAGACATCAACCAAGTTTTTAAGACCATTCTTGTGCACGGGGATAAAATTGGCTACCTTATCTGTGTGGTGCCGGGAAATCTCGAAGTGGACTTGAAGGGTGCCGCCAAAGTGAGTGGCAACAAGAAAATCGACACCGTGCCGCTCAAGGATCTGCCCCCGCTAACAGGATATATCCGTGGCGGTTGCAGCCCGCTCGGACTCAAGAAAAACTTCCCGATTTTCATTCACGAAACAGCAATGCAGTTCCCGTACATTTACGTGAGTGCAGGAGAGCGCGGGCTTCAGTTGAAAGTTGCGCCAGCGGATCTAATCAAAGCGACACGAGCCACCGTTGGTTCAATCGCTCGCGTCCACCCGGAAGATCCGGACGCAAAATAATTTACAACAAAGGAAGGTTTGGTTTATGGTTTGTGAGTTAAAAAGCTTTCGCAAAAATATTGCGACGGGATTCGCCGTGGTAGGAATCGCTACGTTGTTTGCATGTTCTGGCGACAAAATTTGCGAGCCGCCTATACCGCAATTAGAATCGTCTTCGTCAAGCGAGGATTCTCTTAGCAGTTCTTCTCGGATGCTTTCGAGTTCTTCGAGCACAACTTCGACGCAACTCAGTTCAAGCAGCAATGACGCGCGAAGCCGTTCATCATCTTCATCTGTCATTCCCGCATCGAGCGCGAATTTTCCCTCAAGTTCTAGCGAAGGAACAATTGAAAGTTCCGCAACATCATCAAGCAGCATAGATGGCGGATCGATGCCCGCCGTGACGAGTTCTTCAAGCAGTGCCAAAACAGTATCATCGAGTAGCGCAGAACAAGTCGCGCAATACCTCTGGCACGATGAATTCGATGGCGACGCCATTGACAATAGCAAATGGATTTACGACATTGGCACGGGCTCAAGCGGCTGGGGCAATAACGAAAAGGAATACTACACAGACCGCAAAGAAAACGCCTACATCAAAGATGGAGTTCTGCACATTCGCGCTCAAAAAGAGAATTACAAAGGCGCACAATACACTTCGGCACGTATGCTTACCAAGGGCAAATTTGCATTCAAGTACGGCACGGTAGAAGCGCGCATTGCACTCCCGACAGGCAAGGGAATTTGGCCCGCCTTCTGGATGCTCGGCGAAAACTTCGACACCGTCGGGTGGCCCGCATGCGGCGAAATCGACATCATCGAAGCCGTCAACAGCGAGAACATCGTCTACGGCACAAACCACTGGGCAAACGGCGCCGAATATGCCACCTATGGCAACAACACCGGAAACTACCGCAATCAGAAATTCGAGCTTGACATCACGCAGTTCCACACGTACAAATTCACGTGGGATGAAAAATACATCCGCATGTTCGTGGACGATTTTATGTATCACGAAATTCTAATTGAAAACAATACCGGCGACACCGAAGAATTCCACAAGCCATTCTTCTTCTTGCTAAACGTTGCCGTCGCTGGAAACTGGCCCGGCTTTGAAGTAGACGATTCGCAATTCCCGAACGAAATGCTCGTAGATTATATTAGAGTAGGAAGTAGGAAGTAGGACAAATGCGTAGGTCGAGCGTCGTGGTCAACTTTGCTTGGACATGACCGAGGCCAGCATTTGGCACTTGAACGAAGTGAAAGTGCAAGTAGACGGTAGGCAGGAGTTAGTGGTTAGTAGGCTGAAGGGCGTTTGTTGAGGCGTCATCCTGAGCAACGCGATTATCTGCTATAACAAATTTTTTAAATCAATACACCTTACTTCTTGAGGTGCGTTTTCGCTGTTGTTCTTAATGCAATAGGCATAACGGTAACCATCATGCAAGTCGATTTCGCGGAAAGTATATTCCGGGCGCTTTTCATCGTGGTAAAGCGAAATATTTTCGTTTTCATCAACGCTCAAGGCAAACATATCCGGCATTAAGGACATGCCACGCCCTGTTACTTTCATATAACATTCTTTGAGCGTCCAAAGCCTATAAAACGCTTCCGACTGCGCCGGAAGCGATTCAAAACTTTTAATCCACGCGGATTCTTCGGGCTTAAAAAAACGTTCGGCAAGTCGCCCACGATCGCCCTTTATAATTTCGACATCGCAGCCCACCTCGAACGGCGAAATCACGGCCATCACTCGCTCGCCGGAATGAGATAAATTAAATTGTACATCAGGAAAATCCTCTAAGAACGGTTTTCCATTTTCACCATACGCGATATGTTCATCGGCGCCATCAAGCCCGGCCTCTTTGCACGCCAACTGGAGCAAAAGACCTACCCCAAGCGACTGCATTTTGCCCTTATCAAACTTAAAGGACCTTGTTTTTTTTTGACGATATTCGGGGATTTTCTTCAAAAAGCTTTCAAAAACGGAAGCATCCTTCAGAATTGAAATATCAGCGATGTAAATTCGGGTCGTTTCGAGCACAAAAAAAATATAAAAATATAACGTTCTCTCTTTTATTTATATAGTTTAAATAGGAACTACAAAGCAAGGAGAAAATCATGTCCAAATACAAATGCGAAACCTGCGGCTACGTTTACGACCCTGCAGTCGGTGACCCCGATAATGGAATTACCCCAGGTACCGCCTTCGAAGATTTACCAGAAGATTGGGTCTGCCCCATTTGCGGGGTCGGCAAAGAAGAATTCGCAAAAGAAGAATAATCAAAAGTTTCTAGTTTGAACCCGCCGGAGGCATTACAGCCTTCGGCATTTTTGATGCATTCAAATTTTGTATTTTTGCGTTATCCCCAAAACAGGATTCAATTTTTATGATGAACCGTCTGCAATAGTCCTTTTTGCAAGTTTACTAGTCAGCTGCTCCGATAGCGGAACATCCTCGAATGATTCTAACAATTTTTTCATGAACGAAGATGAAAATCATGCCGGCATGATGCGCGTAACAACAAACGAATCATCGACCCAAATGGGATCTAAACTGACCGTCCATTTTTCATACGATTTTTCAATCGACAAGCACGAAGTCACTTGCGGAGACTACTCCAAGCTCATAAAGAAAACTAATTGCGACGATCCCGAATTGCCTATAACCAACGTCACTTTTTTTGATGCAATACTTTTCGCCAACGAAAAAAGCAAGAACGAAAAACGAGACACAGCCTACAGCTACACGGCAGCAACATTCGATTCCGAGGGGCATTGCACCAACTTAGTAGGCTAACATTCCATGCCGAACGAGACGCTTACAGACTCCCGACCGAAGCCGAATGGACACTCATCGCCTCAAAGAACTGGGATCCGCAAAAAGGTTGGAACGCCAGCAATTCCAATTACAAATTACACAAGCCCTGCACAGCAAATTCAAACGAAGACTTTTGCGACCTTGCCGGAAACGTCATGGAATGGGTAAACGACTGGAAGGGAACCCTTCTCGATACATCCATAACAAACTACGCAGGCGCTCCCGATGGAGGCAACATCGGTGAACGAGTTTTAAAAGGCGGAAGTTACCGTAACGAAGCAGCAGCTACACTAGTTGAAAATCGCGGCGATGTTTACACCGTTACATCTTCAACAAAAGCTGAATACGTTGGGTTTAGGCTTGCATTCGGAAAAATTCCGGACGCCGTTTGGATGGATGCTCAGGGAAGCACAACCTCAAGTCCTATAAACATACTCAGACATCAGCCCAGCTGAAGAAAACGACTCAGACATATCAAAACAAACTTGTTTTCCGCATCGGAGAAACAGGCAACATAGCTTTCGTCAACTTCGCAAATGCGACCCCTACGGTCAAGGAAATACACGACACTCTCAATGCATACCACCCCACGCTTTCACCCAACGGAAACTTCATCGCATTTTCAACAAAGTACGAAGGCATCTCTGGAAAATCGCAGCTCTACGTTCGCCAACTAAATTCCATTGAAGCTGATAAAATAAAACTCGATGTAGAAAGCGCCGCAATTCCGCGCTGGCGTGTAGTCGGAGCAGACACAGAAATCGTTTACGTTTCAAGCACCGAAAGCAATTCCGATGAAGTCTCTTGGAAAAAAGGCAACACATGGAGCGTTCCTTTCGCCAACGGAAAATTCGGAAAACCGAAAAAACTTTTTGACGGAACATTCAACGGGGGCGTAAGTTCTGATGAAAAGTTCGCTATTTCTGGCGCAAGGCTGCTCCGCGCAAACGTAAACGGCAAATATGAAACGTGGTACAACAAAGAGCAAGCATGTAACGCTTCGTTCTCGGAGCTCACAAAACAAACCTTATTCCTAGACTTTGGAGGAAAAACGGGAAAAGAATTTTCCGGCAACAAATATACCACCCACGAGCAGCTTTTAATTGCAGACAGCACCGGCAAACTCATAAAGATGATTCCCGCCCCCAAAGGTTACACATTCGACCATACAGAATGGGTTCGCAACAAAGAACACCTCGCTATAGCAACACTCACTGACATTAATGGATTTCATCCTAAAATTGTTCTAATCAACACAAAAGATTCTAGCATCACAGAAATCGCAAATGGCTCTGAATTATGGCATCCAGACTTTTGGACAGGCAAGCAACAAAATTTCGAGACAACACTTGACTTAGACAGTGCTGGTCAATACGAACTCAACACACCCTTCACAGATCATAGAGTCACAACAATGACACGCTATGATATGGAATTGCTATACAAGTACCGCGATTCCATCAATGTTTTAATTTCCGGTTCATCTAGACCATGGACAGGAATAAATCCTATGATTTTGAACAACTCCCAGAAGGGAATTTTTGCAATCAACACGGGAAACTCTGCCGTAGATTTATCCGTTGCAAAAAGAATTTTCTTCGGATACGGGAAAAGCCTCTTACCGAAATTCAAGCTCGCAGTAGTTTCATTTGACATAGATATTTTATTCCAGCGCTACAATATAGAGCCCAATTACTGGGATCTTGTTTACAGACACACTCCGGGATTTGCTTACGACGAGTCTCATGAATTTTGGGACAAAGGATATCCCAACGGCTTATACGAACTCACTTGCGACGCCTACAGTATTAATAGCGAAAAAAAATCGGTGCAACAAGACATGCTAGGATTTGTTCATTACCCAACTGACGGTTGGCAAGGAAACCCAATTCTAGCCGACACCACCTACATGGACGCTTTCAATAAAAATCCAGCAGACATGCTGCTTGAAGAAGTTGAAGATTTTATCCAAGAAGCCCAAAAACATAACATCTACCTCATCGGAGTCATCTTCCCGCAATCTCCAGACTACAAAAAGACCGGAGCCTTCGGACTCTATGGGCTGCGCAGATCCGTAGCCAAGGAAATGATTGAAAAAATTCGGAAATACGAAGAAAAGTACAAGAACTTCAAACTGATGGACGAAAATAAAATGGGCAATCACGATTACACAGATGAAATGGCAATGAACAGCGACCATCTTGCAATCAGGGGGGCAGAACAATTGACAGTGCGCTTGGATTCCGTGATTCAAACTTTAAAAATCGATTGGAACAAATAGAACGATGCCGGCCTCAATGACCGGCATTTTTACAAATACAAATGACGTTTATGATTTCCCGAAGCGTAATAAACTTTTTTGTCTTCATACATGCGTTTGTCAATTTTTTTGAGAATTCGATCAACGCTACATTTGGACAAATCAAAAACACCACAGCCAATTGATGCGGAAAGCTTATATTTTTTTTGGCTATTTTGGTTGAATTCATCTAGATTCTCTTTGATTTGCGCTTTACATTTTTCAGCAACTTTCTCTTTTTCCGTATTCAACAAAATCACAAACTCGTCACCGGCAAAGCGAATCACAGTCCCTTCTGCGCCCACCGTTTTCTCAAGAATATCAGCCAACATAACAAGAGCTTCATCACCTTGAGAATGTCCAAAATTATCGTTGATGCTTTTAAAGCCATTCATATCTAGCATCATCATCGTGATTTTCCGTTTGCGTTTCAATTCTCCCGAAATCTTTTCCAAATAATAACGGTTATAAAGGCCTGTTAGTTTATCGATAAAAATATTTTCATTTTGCAGAGCCAACATCAAATTCGTGTACCCCACAGCAATGCCCACCCAAATCGTTGAAATCCCATAAAAAAACATTTGCAGACATACACAAATAAATATGGGCCAGACAAATTGCAAAACCGGGTAAAACTTGATTCCCCCGCTTCGAAATAGACTAATCAAATAAATTATCACACCGTCTGCCATAAGAACAACCTCAAGAATATTTTTAATCATGAACCACGGACCGCGAGCATAAACGTTATTTTCATCAATTGAAAAAATGATGGGAACAAAAAAATTCACAATCATCATCAACAAAATGACACCGGAAATAGACAGTATGAAAACACGCTGGAACTTTGAAATCGAGCCATAAATATGCAAAGATATAAGCATGACCCAAAGCGGCCCAATCGCCACATTCGCAATAAATAAAATATTGCTCGAAACGTAGCTCAATACCCTAAAAAAATTACCAGGGCGACCATCGACCGAAAAAGCAATAATATCCGCAACGCACGCGGTAAGAACCAGAACGATTACCCCAAACAAAACTTTATCTTCGTTATGTTTCTTTTGCAGTTTCCATGCGCCACTAAAAACAGCACCGAGAATCAAAAAAATTCCCAGCATATCCGCAATGTAGACTTCAACTAAATTGACTTCTTGCATAAAAGGCCCCCCGCCTGATATCAGTCTACCTTTGATTTTACATTTTTTTGCGAAAAAAGTCAAATAGAAAAACGCAGGCTCGATGAAGTCTGCGGTCATGTCGAGGAAGTTTACAACTTCGCATGTAGGTCTTATGGGCGTCCCCCACACTATCGTGTGGGTCGGGCTATATTTTATGGGTTGTCCAGTTCACTCTGTTCCCGCCCAACCTCATAAAACGGCGCCACAGCGCCGCCCCAAAGGGGTCACTATCCCTAACGCGAATTTCAATAGTCTGCAAAATCATTACAAAACTTATTCAAGGTAATCACAAAGCGTACAATACCATTGTATGACAAAAATCCACTCCGTTTAGATTTTCGCTATCCCAAACAGACTTTAGAACTAAAATGTTTCTTCAAAAAAAATTTCTTAGCAAGCCATTCGTAAACAAAATTTTCCTTTAAGAAATCACTTATTTCACACAACATTGTTTTATATTTAAACACCTTTTTCTACAACTTAAAAGGAGGTTTGATGAAAAAGTATGTCGTGACGGCGTTTGCACTCTGTGCAACGACGCTTTTTGCTGACGAATCATTTGGAGGAATCGGTCTTGTCGTACAAGACGGAAACATAGGCTTAGGTATTGACGCAATCATTCCTAACACACCTGCAGCAAAATCAAATCTAAAGTCTGGCGATTTAATTATTGCCGTTGACAATCAAGAATTGCAGGGGCTAACTTTTGAACAGAGCATCAGTTTGTTCCGCGACGTAAAGAACAAGCCTATCGTTCTTACATATATCAGCGATGGCGATACTCTTCAAGCAACACTTCGCCGAACAACGATTACGACAAAACAAGTGTCTTCAATTGACGCAAATGTCGGAGAAATCAACGGAAAGAAATACATTTCCACATTTGAACTTGGCGATGACAACTACACCGCCGTTTTTCTAGACAGTTCTTCGCCTACATTTAAAGATGACAATTCCAAGCAAAAGGGTAAACTTAGTGGGCTTCGTTTGTTGCAAATACAGGATAACATAATCAGTTATGAAAACACAGCCAACGGAAAGACCTTTTCCACGGACTTGAACGGTAAAACTCGTAACAAATGAGTATAGGAGAAATTTTTTCAATGAAAAAGATATATTTCTTAGCTTTAGGAGCACTACTTTCAATTTCTCATGCGCAATTGATTGTCAGCGAAAAAATCTATCAGCAAATGGACGCACGAGAAAATCCGCGTGTCCTTATGAAAAGCCAGAAGGCTGTTTCGCAAGACTCCTACATTTATACGATTGCAGGATCACACGACTTTAAATCGGGGAAAAATTTTCAAGTCAAAAAGCTTGATGATTTTCATCGTTTTACCGTAAGCAAGAAAAACAAGAAGAAACGCCCCCTTGCGTCTGAAAACGAAATGCGCATACGCGCCATGGATGACATCAAGTCTATTTTACCCAAAGATGTCGCTGACTCCTGCGCCATAACGTCTGTAGGCTATGAATACGAACAACGAGACTCCAACAAGCCAAGAGTTGTTGGAAGCATGATTATGGCTCATAGAAAACTTGACGGCGTTCCGGTAAGGGGAAGCTCTTATGTGCTAATGAGTTACGATTCCACAGGAAACTTGTCTTATATGGATGTTCAATGGGATAAATACAACAAAGTTCCAGCGAAAAGCACTGTAGAGAAAACAAAACGGAATAAAATTCACAGAGAAGAATTCAATGAACTCATTGAGTCCATCTCCCAAGATTTCAAAGAAAAAGAACTTCGAGGAAGTTTAGACAACTCAACACAAACTTTAACTGCCCTTGAAAACGAAAACGGGGAAGTGATGTTGGTTCCAAGCGTCACCTTTATTGGTCAATATTCAACAATGGATAGCGATGAAAGCCTCCCGATGACATTCGATATACCGACAGACGCTTCACTCGTTCCTGTAAACAAGGCTATCGTTAGTAAATAGGAGAATTTATGAAAAAACTTGTATTATTACTAATCCTTTTTGCATTTTGCATAGCAAATGCCGTTGACGCAAATGTTCCCTCTAAATTTTCTGTTGTAACATTTGCAATTAGCGAATATGAAGACAACTGGCCATCTAAAGAAAAATTACCTTTAGCTAAAAAAGCAGCTAGTACCCTTGTTAATTCATTGAAAAGCAACATCAGCGACAAGTATTCGTCTAAAGTAAATTTTTCTTCAAAACAATACGAAGATAGTCAAGTCACCGTAGATCTGTTTAAAAAAGAAACCGACAACTATAGTTTTGTATTTTACAACGGACACGGAAATGTCAATAGAATAACAATGTGGAAAAAGAATACTCGTATTTATAACACGTCAAAATCATTTGGAGGAAAAACATATTGGGCCTTAATCAACTCTTGTCTTGTTTTTAAAAACGGAGAGGCTGATCAAGACCCCTGGTTTAACGGAATTCATTCAATTCTTGGATTTAGTTCAAAATCATACTGGTTTTCCAAATCATACAGTTGCGGTTTTCTCTATTTAAGTACCTGCCACCGATATTCATATTACACAGAAAGAGACTTTGCATCAAACTGGATTTCTGGGAAACAAGGCATTGCAATGGCATTTTTTAATGCGGTTTATAAAAACATCCATAAAGAAGGAGGCTACAATGTTGAACCTAAAATAGTTTATCGTTACGGATATGTTGATGGAAAATTCTTTGATCCATGGGAAGAAACATTCGAGAATTCTATCCAAAAACCTGTTTTTAGAAAACAAGGCGAATATACAGGCATTGGCTCTAGATGGTATACATTTGGAACACCTGATTATTAAAAAGAAGTAATAACGATGTCAAAACAAAAAGTATTTACTATTTCCGCAATAGCTTTATTTTGTACTCTTATTTTAGGTTGCTCTAGTGAATCAGATTCAGGGGAGTTCTATCACTACGATACATCTCTTGATTACAATGAACAAATCCTATCACTGGATTCGATAACGAACTGTATTATAGACAGCACAGAAACGGAATACCATTCTAGCATCGACACAATCTTTATCAGCAGCGATGGTAAGAAAACCAGTTTTACATTTCCCACATACCTGCTTTGTTCAAAAAATAATATAAAATCAATCGGAGTCTACGCTATAAAAGACACTCTAAAAATAGAACTTATTGAAAACGAAAAAACACCAGGCGTACCCCTAGATTGCCCTGTTTGGGTTT
This window encodes:
- the ybaK gene encoding Cys-tRNA(Pro) deacylase; this encodes MDIKKTNAARILDRQKISYELIPYKVDENDLGAQHVADSLGEDINQVFKTILVHGDKIGYLICVVPGNLEVDLKGAAKVSGNKKIDTVPLKDLPPLTGYIRGGCSPLGLKKNFPIFIHETAMQFPYIYVSAGERGLQLKVAPADLIKATRATVGSIARVHPEDPDAK
- a CDS encoding glycoside hydrolase family 16 protein, which encodes MVGIATLFACSGDKICEPPIPQLESSSSSEDSLSSSSRMLSSSSSTTSTQLSSSSNDARSRSSSSSVIPASSANFPSSSSEGTIESSATSSSSIDGGSMPAVTSSSSSAKTVSSSSAEQVAQYLWHDEFDGDAIDNSKWIYDIGTGSSGWGNNEKEYYTDRKENAYIKDGVLHIRAQKENYKGAQYTSARMLTKGKFAFKYGTVEARIALPTGKGIWPAFWMLGENFDTVGWPACGEIDIIEAVNSENIVYGTNHWANGAEYATYGNNTGNYRNQKFELDITQFHTYKFTWDEKYIRMFVDDFMYHEILIENNTGDTEEFHKPFFFLLNVAVAGNWPGFEVDDSQFPNEMLVDYIRVGSRK
- a CDS encoding 4'-phosphopantetheinyl transferase superfamily protein, with the protein product MLETTRIYIADISILKDASVFESFLKKIPEYRQKKTRSFKFDKGKMQSLGVGLLLQLACKEAGLDGADEHIAYGENGKPFLEDFPDVQFNLSHSGERVMAVISPFEVGCDVEIIKGDRGRLAERFFKPEESAWIKSFESLPAQSEAFYRLWTLKECYMKVTGRGMSLMPDMFALSVDENENISLYHDEKRPEYTFREIDLHDGYRYAYCIKNNSENAPQEVRCIDLKNLL
- the rd gene encoding rubredoxin, with amino-acid sequence MSKYKCETCGYVYDPAVGDPDNGITPGTAFEDLPEDWVCPICGVGKEEFAKEE
- a CDS encoding SUMF1/EgtB/PvdO family nonheme iron enzyme encodes the protein MHQLSRLTFHAERDAYRLPTEAEWTLIASKNWDPQKGWNASNSNYKLHKPCTANSNEDFCDLAGNVMEWVNDWKGTLLDTSITNYAGAPDGGNIGERVLKGGSYRNEAAATLVENRGDVYTVTSSTKAEYVGFRLAFGKIPDAVWMDAQGSTTSSPINILRHQPS
- a CDS encoding TIGR02171 family protein translates to MDGCSGKHNLKSYKHTQTSAQLKKTTQTYQNKLVFRIGETGNIAFVNFANATPTVKEIHDTLNAYHPTLSPNGNFIAFSTKYEGISGKSQLYVRQLNSIEADKIKLDVESAAIPRWRVVGADTEIVYVSSTESNSDEVSWKKGNTWSVPFANGKFGKPKKLFDGTFNGGVSSDEKFAISGARLLRANVNGKYETWYNKEQACNASFSELTKQTLFLDFGGKTGKEFSGNKYTTHEQLLIADSTGKLIKMIPAPKGYTFDHTEWVRNKEHLAIATLTDINGFHPKIVLINTKDSSITEIANGSELWHPDFWTGKQQNFETTLDLDSAGQYELNTPFTDHRVTTMTRYDMELLYKYRDSINVLISGSSRPWTGINPMILNNSQKGIFAINTGNSAVDLSVAKRIFFGYGKSLLPKFKLAVVSFDIDILFQRYNIEPNYWDLVYRHTPGFAYDESHEFWDKGYPNGLYELTCDAYSINSEKKSVQQDMLGFVHYPTDGWQGNPILADTTYMDAFNKNPADMLLEEVEDFIQEAQKHNIYLIGVIFPQSPDYKKTGAFGLYGLRRSVAKEMIEKIRKYEEKYKNFKLMDENKMGNHDYTDEMAMNSDHLAIRGAEQLTVRLDSVIQTLKIDWNK
- a CDS encoding GGDEF domain-containing protein produces the protein MQEVNLVEVYIADMLGIFLILGAVFSGAWKLQKKHNEDKVLFGVIVLVLTACVADIIAFSVDGRPGNFFRVLSYVSSNILFIANVAIGPLWVMLISLHIYGSISKFQRVFILSISGVILLMMIVNFFVPIIFSIDENNVYARGPWFMIKNILEVVLMADGVIIYLISLFRSGGIKFYPVLQFVWPIFICVCLQMFFYGISTIWVGIAVGYTNLMLALQNENIFIDKLTGLYNRYYLEKISGELKRKRKITMMMLDMNGFKSINDNFGHSQGDEALVMLADILEKTVGAEGTVIRFAGDEFVILLNTEKEKVAEKCKAQIKENLDEFNQNSQKKYKLSASIGCGVFDLSKCSVDRILKKIDKRMYEDKKVYYASGNHKRHLYL
- a CDS encoding S41 family peptidase encodes the protein MKKYVVTAFALCATTLFADESFGGIGLVVQDGNIGLGIDAIIPNTPAAKSNLKSGDLIIAVDNQELQGLTFEQSISLFRDVKNKPIVLTYISDGDTLQATLRRTTITTKQVSSIDANVGEINGKKYISTFELGDDNYTAVFLDSSSPTFKDDNSKQKGKLSGLRLLQIQDNIISYENTANGKTFSTDLNGKTRNK
- a CDS encoding DUF6345 domain-containing protein yields the protein MKKLVLLLILFAFCIANAVDANVPSKFSVVTFAISEYEDNWPSKEKLPLAKKAASTLVNSLKSNISDKYSSKVNFSSKQYEDSQVTVDLFKKETDNYSFVFYNGHGNVNRITMWKKNTRIYNTSKSFGGKTYWALINSCLVFKNGEADQDPWFNGIHSILGFSSKSYWFSKSYSCGFLYLSTCHRYSYYTERDFASNWISGKQGIAMAFFNAVYKNIHKEGGYNVEPKIVYRYGYVDGKFFDPWEETFENSIQKPVFRKQGEYTGIGSRWYTFGTPDY